From a region of the Polynucleobacter corsicus genome:
- a CDS encoding NAD(P)H-dependent oxidoreductase — translation MSLIQKLKARAENNNPVRVGIIGAGKFGSMYLSQAPRTPGIHLVAVADLSPARAKESLARVGWDAPRYSAASLQDAAKSGATFVTDDAGKMIASEFIDIVIDATGSPAAGINHALLCFEHRKHVIMVNVEADVLAGPLLARKAAEAGVIYSMASGDQPALIAELVDWARTIGMEVVCAGKGTKYLPIYHQSTPDTVWGHYGFSEEQVADGDFNAQMFNSFLDGTKSALEMAAVSNGCDLNPPSNGLEFPPCGVDDLPHIFRPVSEGGILTQKGTVEVTSSVERDGRPVFRDLRWGVYVVFEAPSKYVMDCFSQYGLKTDSTGKYAAMYKPYHLIGLELGTSVASIAVRGEATGATGDWRGDVVATAKRALKTGEKLDGEGGFTVYGKLMTTADSLKLGALPIGLAHSMVLNKDIPAGKPVCWSDVDYDSTKQAIAFRREMEKVFSK, via the coding sequence ATGTCCCTTATTCAAAAGTTAAAAGCACGCGCAGAAAATAATAATCCCGTACGAGTGGGCATCATTGGTGCTGGAAAATTTGGTTCAATGTATCTTTCGCAAGCACCGCGGACGCCAGGCATTCATTTGGTTGCTGTTGCTGACTTATCACCTGCCCGTGCAAAAGAATCTCTAGCGCGTGTGGGATGGGATGCGCCTCGTTATAGCGCAGCTTCATTACAAGATGCAGCCAAGTCAGGGGCTACTTTTGTCACTGACGATGCGGGCAAGATGATTGCCAGCGAATTCATCGACATCGTGATTGACGCTACAGGTAGTCCGGCAGCAGGTATTAATCATGCATTGCTCTGCTTTGAGCATCGTAAACACGTCATCATGGTGAATGTAGAGGCTGATGTGTTGGCCGGTCCTTTATTAGCTCGTAAAGCGGCAGAAGCGGGCGTGATTTATTCCATGGCTTCTGGCGATCAACCGGCTCTCATCGCTGAACTCGTCGATTGGGCTAGAACCATTGGTATGGAGGTGGTGTGCGCAGGCAAGGGTACTAAATATTTGCCCATCTATCACCAGTCCACTCCAGATACGGTATGGGGGCACTATGGTTTTTCAGAGGAGCAAGTTGCGGACGGTGACTTTAATGCCCAAATGTTTAATTCATTTTTAGATGGAACTAAATCCGCGCTGGAAATGGCGGCGGTATCGAATGGTTGTGACCTCAATCCTCCCAGCAACGGCTTAGAGTTCCCTCCTTGTGGAGTAGATGACTTGCCTCATATTTTCCGCCCAGTATCTGAGGGTGGTATTTTGACGCAAAAGGGCACAGTCGAAGTGACTTCTTCCGTAGAGAGAGATGGTAGACCAGTATTTCGAGACCTGCGTTGGGGTGTGTATGTAGTTTTTGAGGCACCAAGTAAGTATGTAATGGATTGTTTTTCGCAATATGGCTTAAAAACGGATAGCACCGGTAAATATGCAGCAATGTATAAACCGTACCATTTAATCGGTTTGGAATTGGGCACGTCTGTTGCGAGCATTGCAGTTCGTGGAGAGGCTACTGGAGCTACCGGTGACTGGAGGGGTGATGTAGTTGCCACCGCTAAACGAGCTCTGAAGACCGGCGAGAAATTGGATGGTGAAGGTGGTTTTACTGTTTATGGAAAGCTCATGACAACGGCTGATTCACTGAAGCTGGGCGCTCTCCCAATTGGGCTAGCACATAGCATGGTTCTTAATAAGGATATTCCTGCAGGCAAACCTGTCTGTTGGAGTGATGTTGATTATGACAGCACTAAGCAAGCGATTGCGTTCCGTCGAGAGATGGAAAAAGTATTTAGTAAATAG
- the mdeB gene encoding alpha-ketoglutarate dehydrogenase, whose product MNAPDIKKYLNLEHIDADPAETAEWNEAFMDLLASGDSERAKFILDNLVKLANKNQINWVPDLVTPYINSIPVDEQPEFPGDLATEEKLASLMRWNALAMVAKANEAYGELGGHIASYASAADLFEVGFNHFFRARAEGGNAKERGDLVFFQPHSAPGVYARAYLEGRLTENDLAHYRREITAPDSGARGLSSYPHPWLMPDFWQFPTGSMGIGPISSIYHARFMRYLTDRKLLDCTTRKVWGVFGDGEMDEPESMSALTLASREKLDNLVWVVNCNLQRLDGPVRGNGRIIDELEKLFRGSGWNVIKLVWGSDWDGLFARDTTGALVKAFAQTVDGQMQTFAAKDGSFNRKNFFGQNEELARLAQGMTDERIDRLKRGGHDLVKIYAAYHAAANHVGQPTVILAHTKKGYGMGSAGQGKMTTHSQKKLDDEALIEYRNRFNLPLTDEQATSLAFFKPEEGSHEMQYLKQQRAQLGGQLPKRYSTCDKLNVPDINSYAAFAIKAENKEMSTTMAFVRMLGNLLKDKELGPRVVPIVADEARTFGMANLFKQVGIYSSVGQRYEPEDIGSVLSYREALDGQILEEGISEAGAIASWTAAATSYSVHSTAMLPFYIYYSMFGFQRIGDAIWAAADQRARGFLLGATSGRTTLGGEGLQHQDGSSQLVAGTIPNCKAYDPAFAGELAVIVDQGMRDMLVHQKDLFYYITLMNENYTQPDLPVNAVEGVIRGCYKFKTVNAKNGDNKKCVSLLGSGAIMTEVLKAADELANAGISVDIFSVTSWSELSRDGKTKEQANLAGEKGVELPFITQVLAQARGPIIAATDYVHALPESIRAYIPEARGYITLGTDGFGRSDTRAALRKYFGVNADNIAKVAKEALKNN is encoded by the coding sequence ATGAACGCGCCTGACATTAAGAAGTACTTAAACCTTGAGCACATCGATGCGGATCCCGCTGAAACTGCCGAGTGGAATGAAGCATTTATGGATTTGCTCGCATCTGGGGATAGTGAGCGCGCTAAATTTATTTTAGATAATTTAGTAAAGCTGGCCAATAAAAATCAGATTAATTGGGTGCCTGATTTAGTTACCCCTTATATCAATTCCATTCCTGTTGATGAACAGCCAGAATTCCCTGGAGATTTGGCAACAGAAGAAAAACTGGCATCATTAATGCGATGGAATGCCCTAGCCATGGTGGCTAAGGCTAATGAAGCCTATGGTGAGCTTGGTGGACATATTGCCAGTTATGCAAGTGCCGCAGACTTATTTGAGGTGGGCTTTAATCACTTCTTCCGCGCTCGAGCAGAAGGTGGGAATGCAAAAGAGCGTGGCGATTTGGTTTTCTTTCAGCCCCATAGTGCGCCGGGCGTATATGCGCGCGCCTATTTAGAGGGTAGGCTCACAGAAAATGATTTAGCCCATTACAGACGCGAGATCACTGCGCCGGATTCTGGTGCGAGAGGTTTATCAAGCTACCCCCATCCATGGCTCATGCCTGATTTTTGGCAGTTTCCAACAGGATCTATGGGTATTGGTCCCATTAGTTCAATCTATCACGCCCGTTTTATGCGTTATCTCACTGATCGTAAGTTATTAGACTGCACCACCAGAAAAGTATGGGGAGTATTTGGTGATGGCGAGATGGATGAGCCAGAAAGTATGAGCGCCCTCACTTTAGCTTCACGAGAAAAGCTGGATAACTTAGTGTGGGTCGTTAATTGCAACTTACAACGTTTGGATGGGCCAGTACGTGGTAATGGCAGAATCATCGATGAACTCGAAAAGCTTTTCCGTGGTTCAGGTTGGAATGTAATTAAGTTAGTGTGGGGTAGTGATTGGGATGGTTTATTTGCCAGAGATACCACCGGGGCTTTAGTCAAGGCCTTTGCACAAACCGTTGATGGCCAAATGCAAACTTTTGCTGCAAAAGATGGTAGCTTTAACCGTAAAAACTTCTTTGGTCAGAATGAAGAGCTTGCCCGCCTTGCGCAGGGCATGACCGATGAACGGATCGATCGACTCAAGCGTGGCGGCCATGATTTGGTTAAGATCTATGCTGCTTATCATGCAGCCGCCAACCATGTAGGGCAGCCTACCGTGATCTTAGCTCATACCAAAAAAGGTTACGGTATGGGTAGCGCAGGTCAAGGAAAGATGACTACCCATAGTCAGAAGAAGCTCGACGATGAAGCCTTAATTGAATATCGCAATCGCTTTAATTTGCCATTGACTGATGAGCAGGCTACTAGCTTGGCATTCTTCAAGCCAGAAGAAGGTAGCCATGAAATGCAGTACCTAAAACAACAGCGTGCTCAGTTGGGCGGTCAATTGCCAAAGCGATATTCCACTTGCGACAAGTTAAATGTTCCAGATATTAATTCTTATGCAGCTTTTGCAATTAAGGCAGAAAACAAGGAGATGTCTACTACGATGGCATTTGTGCGAATGCTTGGTAACTTACTAAAAGATAAAGAGCTGGGCCCACGGGTTGTGCCGATTGTTGCGGATGAGGCGCGTACCTTTGGTATGGCTAATTTATTTAAACAGGTTGGCATTTACTCCAGCGTAGGACAACGCTATGAGCCTGAAGATATTGGTTCTGTACTGAGTTACCGCGAAGCTTTGGATGGTCAAATCTTAGAAGAGGGTATTAGTGAAGCGGGTGCTATTGCTAGCTGGACAGCAGCTGCTACGAGCTATAGCGTCCACAGCACAGCCATGTTGCCGTTTTACATCTATTACTCGATGTTTGGTTTCCAAAGAATTGGTGATGCTATCTGGGCAGCAGCAGATCAACGTGCACGGGGATTTTTATTGGGCGCAACATCTGGTAGGACTACCTTAGGTGGCGAAGGTCTGCAACATCAAGATGGCAGCAGTCAACTGGTTGCGGGCACTATTCCAAACTGCAAAGCTTATGATCCAGCCTTTGCTGGTGAGTTGGCTGTGATTGTGGATCAAGGGATGCGTGACATGTTGGTACATCAAAAAGATTTGTTTTACTACATCACCCTGATGAATGAAAACTACACACAACCAGATTTACCTGTGAATGCAGTAGAAGGCGTGATTCGTGGCTGTTATAAATTTAAGACGGTTAATGCTAAAAATGGCGATAACAAGAAGTGTGTAAGCTTGTTAGGTTCTGGTGCCATCATGACTGAAGTATTGAAGGCTGCAGATGAATTGGCCAATGCTGGTATTAGTGTCGATATTTTTAGTGTGACGAGCTGGAGCGAGCTTTCCCGAGATGGTAAGACTAAAGAGCAGGCAAATCTCGCGGGCGAGAAGGGCGTTGAGTTGCCGTTTATTACCCAAGTACTTGCTCAAGCGCGAGGCCCCATTATTGCTGCCACTGATTATGTGCATGCGCTACCTGAAAGTATTCGCGCTTACATTCCCGAGGCTAGGGGGTATATTACTCTCGGTACTGATGGTTTCGGCAGGAGTGACACTCGAGCTGCATTGCGAAAATATTTTGGAGTTAATGCAGATAATATTGCCAAGGTGGCGAAAGAAGCCTTAAAAAATAACTGA